TCGTGCCGTCGCTGCGGGAGTTCCGGACGCTGCGCGCCGTGGTGGTCGGCGTCCTGGTCGCGGTGCTGACCACGCCGGTGCTGCCGGAGGGCCTGCCGGTGGTGGCCGCGCTGGTCGGGCTGGCCGCGGCGCTGCCGCTGCCGAAGGCGCTGGAGGAGGCGCGGTGACGCTCGGAGTCGTCCTCGCCCTGGCCGCCGGCACCTACGCGATGCGCCTGGCGGGACCGCTGCTGCGGGGCAGGCTGCGGATCTCGCCGCGGTGGGAGCAGATGATGTCGATCGCCGCGGTCGTGCTGCTCGGCGCCTTCGTGGCCACCAGCGCGGTGTTCGAGTCCGGCGGGTTCGCCGGGTGGGCCCGCTTCGCCGGGGTGGCGGTCGGCGGGGTGCTGGCCTGGCGGCGCGCGCCCTTCGTGGTCGTCGTGGTGGTGGCGGCGGCCACGACCGCCCTGCTGCGCCTGGTCGAGCCGGCGACGTGAACTCCCGTTAACCCCGGCGTCGACCTCCGGACGCCGGGTCTTAAGGTCTCGCGTGGCTTCCGGCGCCGCTGATCGGCGCCGAGGCGGACGGAACACGCACCGAGCCGGACGATCCCGGCTCCCGCCACGGAGGACCACACCCATGGTCACCACACCCGGCACCCTCGACCGCGGCGTCGAGGAAGGAGAGGGCTACGCCAAGGGGCTGCGCAACCGGCACGTCCAGATGATCGCCATGGGCGGGGCCATCGGCGTCGGCCTGTTCCTCGGCGCCGGCGGCCGGATGCAGCAGGCCGGGCCCGCCCTGGTGCTGTCCTACCTGCTGTGCGGCATCGCGGCGTTCTTCGTGATGCGCGCGCTCGGCGAGCTCGTGCTGCACCGGCCGGTCGCGGGCAGCTTCGTGGAGTACGCCCGCGAGTTCATCGGGCCGTGGGCCGGGTTCGCCGCGGGCTGGCTGTACTTCCTCAACTGGGCGGGCTCCGGCATCGCCGAGATCACCGCGGCCGGCATCTACATCGGCAAGTGGTTCCCGGACTTCCCGCAGTGGGTGACCGCGTTGATCTGCCTGGCCGTGCTGCTGGTGGTCAACCTGCTGTCGGTGAAGCTGTTCGGCGAGCTGGAGTTCTGGTTCGCGGTCATCAAGGTGCTGGCCATCGTGACCTTCCTGTTCGTCGGCCTGGGCCTGGTGGTCACCGGCGCCGAGGTCGGCGGCAGCACCGCCGGTCCGCACCACCTCGTCGACCACGGCGGGTTCACGCCGCACGGGCTGCCCGTGGTGCTCATGAGCATGCAGGGCGTCATGTTCGCCTACGCCTCGATGGAGATGGCCGGCATCGCCGCCGGGGAGACCCGGGACCCGGCCAAGGTCATGCCGCGCGCCATCAACGGCGTGGTGTGGCGGATCGCGGTCTTCTACGTCGGCTCGGTGCTGCTGCTGGCCATGGTGCTGCCGTGGACGTCCTACAGCGGCGAGCAGAGCCCGTTCGTGACCGTCTTCTCCAGCATCGGCATCCCGTGGGCCGGGGACGTCATGAACTTCGTGGTGCTCACCGCCGCGTTGTCCAGCTGCAACTCCGGGCTCTACGCCACCGGCCGGATCCTGCGCTCGCTGGGCCGCCGCGGCGAGGCGCCCTCGTTCACCGAGCGGATGAACGCCCGGCACGCGCCCTACGGCGCGGTGCTGTTCACCGGTGCGGTGTTCCTGGTCGGCGTGCTGCTCAACTACGTCGTGCCCAAGGACGCCTTCGACATCGCCACCTCCATCGCCTCGCTCGGCGTCATCGCGACCTGGGCGGCGCTGCTCGTCGCGCAGGCGCGGCTGCGCGAGCGGGCGCAGCGGGGCGAGCTGACCCGCCCGTCCTACCGGATGCCCGGCTCGCCGTGGACCAACTGGGTCGTCCTGGCGTTCCTGCTGCTCATCGTGCTGCTGGCGGCCTTCTCCGACGAGCTGGCGGTGCGCGCCTCGTTCTACGCGGTGCCGGTCGTCGTGGTCGCCCTGTTCGTCGGGTGGCGCCTGGTCGGCAGGTCCCGGTCTTCGACCGCGCGGCGGCGTGCAGGACAATCGGAGACGTGACGACACCCGTGATCGGCGTCCTGGCCCTGCAGGGCGGCGTGGCCGAACACCTGGCCGCGCTCGAGCGCTGCGGCGCGGACGCCCGCCCGGTGCGCCGCGCCGAGGAGCTCGACGCGGTGCACGGGATCGTGCTGCCCGGCGGGGAGTCCACCACGATGACCCGCCTGCTCGACACCTTCGAGCTGTACGAGCCGCTGCGTGAGCGGCTCGCCGCCGGGCTGCCCGCCTACGGCTCGTGCGCCGGGATGATCATGCTGGCCCGTGAGGTCGTCGACCCCGGCTCGTCCGCGGTCCGCCCGCTCGGGGCGCTGGACGTGGCCGTGCGGCGGAACGCCTTCGGGCGGCAGGTCGACTCCTTCGAGACCGACCTGGACTTCGCCGGGGTGACCGACGGCCCGGTGCGCGCGGTGTTCATCCGGGCACCCTGGGTGGAGTCGGTGGGCCCGGACGTGCAGGTGCTCGCCGCGGTCCCGGAGGTCCCGGACAGCGCTGGGCACGAGGCGGACGCCGGTAGGATCGTCGCGGTTCAGCAGGGCCCGGTGCTCGCCACCGCTTTCCACCCGGAGCTGGTCGGCGGTGACGATCGCGTGCACCGCTATTTCGTACAGATCGTCCGCGCGCAGCAGATGGACGCAGCGCAGGCGCAGTGAAGACGGAGGAGAGATGAGCGGCCACTCGAAGTGGGCCACCACCAAGCACAAGAAGGCCGCCCTCGACGCCAAGCGCGGCAAGCTCTTCGCGAAGCTGATCAAGAACGTGGAAGTTGCCGCCCGCACCGGCGGGGGCGATCCCGACGGCAACCCGACCTTGTACGACGCCATCCAGAAGGCGCGCAAGAACTCCGTGCCGTTGGACAACATCGAGCGCGCGCGCAAGCGCGGGGCCGGTGAGGAGGCCGGCGGCGCCGACTGGCAGACGATCATGTACGAGGGGTACGGCCCCAACGGCGTCGCGGTGCTGGTGGAGTGCCTGACCGACAACCGCAACCGGGCCGCGGGCGAGGTGCGCACCGCGATGACCCGCAACGGCGGCTCGATGGCCGACGCCGGTTCGGTGTCGTACCTGTTCAACCGCAAGGGCGTCGTGCTGCTGCCCAAGAACGGGCTGAGCGAGGACGACGTGCTCTCGGCGGTGCTGGAGGCCGGTGCCGAGGAGATCAACGACCTCGGCGAGAACTACGAGATCCTCACCGACCCGGCCGACCTGGTCGAGGTCCGCAAGGCGCTGCAGAGCGCGGGCATCGAGTACGACTCGGCCGAGACCAACTTCCTGGCCTCGGTGAACGTCCAGCTCGACGCCGAGGCGGCGCGCAAGATCTTCAAGCTGATCGACGCGCTCGAGGACTGCGACGACGTGCAGAACGTCTACGCGAACTTCGACGTCAGCGACGAGGTGATGGCCGAGGTCGGCTGAACCTCCCCACGACCGGCGACCGGCCCCGACCCGCTCGGGGCCGGTCGCCGGTCGCGGCCCGGACACGCCACGGGTCCGGGGCGTCGCGCCTGGTGGTCGCCCCGGCCGCTGGTGGGGGCGGGGAGGTGCGCGGGCACAATGGCGACCGTGGTCGACACGGACGAGCAACTGCGCCGGTGGCTGGTCAACACCGCTGAGAAGCACGGCGCCGCGGTCATGCACGTGCCCGCCGACGAGCACGGCGCGCAGTACGCCTTCTCGGTCGGCGCGTGGCGGCGCTTCGGCAAGCCCGAGGTGGTGGTGGTCGGGCTGCCCGAGGACGTGGCGAACGCGGTGGTGAACACCTACGTGCAGCGGGTCGGGCAGGGCGAGCGGTTCGTGCCCGGCCGACTCTACGACGGGTTCCTCAAGGGCTGCCCGGTGACCTTCGAGAAGGTCGCCCTGCGGCACTACCCCGAGTACCTGGGCAGCGCCTTCCTGGTCTACAACGGGCCGGACTTCCCGGCCGTGCAGCTGATCGCTTCCAGCCCGGAGGACGCGAAGTTCCCGTGGCAGCCGGACGCGCCCGGTGGGTTCCGCGAGCACCAGCCGGTGCTGACCGACAGCGGCCTGCCCGAGAGCTGGACGCCCGGCACCGACGGCCCCTGAACGCCGGTTTCACCCGTCCAGGCGGTCTGCCCGTGTGTCGGTGCGCGCGCCGGGGAGATCGGTCCGATAGGGTCTCGAACGGGTGTTCAGTTCGAGGGGCAGGTGGCGTCGTGCGCGTGCTGGGAGTCGACCCGGGGCTGACCCGCTGCGGGCTCGGCGTGGTCGACGGGGGACGGGGGCGGTCGGTGACGGCCGTGGCCGTCGGCGTCGCGCGCACCCCGCCCGCGGACGAGCTGCCGTCCCGGCTGAGCGCCGTCGCCGACGAGGTCGAGCGCTGGATGGACCTGCACCGCCCCGAGGTGGTGGCCATCGAGCGCGTGTTCAGCCAGCACAACGTGCGCACCGTGATGGGCACCGCGCAGGTCTCCGGCGTGGTGGCGCTGCTGGCCGCGCGGCGCGGCCTGCCGGTCGCCTTCCACACGCCCAGCGAGGTCAAGGCCGCCATCAGCGGGTCCGGCCGGGCGGACAAGAAGCAGGTCACCACCATGGTCACCAAGATCTTGGGGCTGGCCGCCGCGCCCAAGCCCGCGGACGCCGCCGACGCCCTGGCGCTGGCCGTCTGCCACCTGTGGCGCGCGCCGATGGCCAACCGCCTGGCGCAGGCTGAGGCCAGGGCCGCCGAGCTCGCCCGCACGCACCGCGCCCGGCTCGAGGCGGCCGCGAAGACGATCCGGAGAGGCGATGCTCGCCGCTGACCCGGGGTGCGCGACGATGCCGGTGCCCGCCGTGCGGTGGGGGCCGGTCGACGGCTGCGGCGCTCCGGCGACCGACGTCCAGGCACGACCAGGAGGTGTTGACCGGTGATCTCCACGGTGCGCGGTCCGGTGCTGTCCATCGGGCTGGACCACGCCGTGATCGAAGTCGGCGGCGTGGGCATGGCGGTGCACGCCACCCCGGCCACGCTGGCCGGGCTGCGGCGCGGCGAGGAGGCCCGGCTGTGGACCTCGCTGGTCGTCCGCGAGGACTCGCTCACCCTCTACGGCTTCGCCGACCCGGAGGCGCGCGACCTGTTCGTCTTGCTCCAGACCGCGTCCGGGGTGGGCCCGCGGCTCGCGCTCGCCGCGCTCGCGGTCCTCTCGCCCGACCAGCTCTGCCACGCGCTGGCCGACGGCAACCTCACGGTGCTCACCCAGGTGCCCGGCATCGGGAAGAAGAGCGCCGAGCGGTTGATCCTCGAGCTGCGGGACAAGGTCGGCGCGGTGACCGCGAGCGCCGAACCGGCCGCGGCGGTGGACCGCAGCCGGGTGCGCTCGGAGGTGTCCGAGGCGCTGGTGAGCCTGGGCTTCTCGGCCAAGCAGGCCGAGCAGAGCGTCGAGGCGGTGCTGGCCGACGGCGGCGCCGACCTGGACACCTCGGCGGTGCTGCGCAAGGCCCTGGCCACCCTCGGGCCGAAGTGAGGCCGGCGCGCGGCGAGGATCGAGGACGACGACAGCACTGCTAGGGAGACGGGCTGGAGATGTACCAGGACGAGGCCGACTGGTCCGGCGAGGGCGTCTCGTTGACCGCGCACCAGGACCCGGCCGACCGCGACGTCGAGGTGTCGCTGCGGCCGCGCAAGCTCAGCGAGTTCGTCGGCCAGTCACGGGTGCGCGAGCAGCTGGAGCTGGTGCTGCACGGCGCCCTCAAGCGCGGTGACCAGCCGGACCACGTGCTGTTCTCCGGCCCGCCCGGGCTGGGCAAGACCAGCCTGTCGATGATCATCGCCACCGAGCTCGGCTCGTCGATCCGGGTCACCTCCGGCCCGGCCCTGGAACGGCCCGGCGACCTCGCGGCGATGCTGTCCAACCTCAACGAGGGCGACGTGCTGTTCATCGACGAGATCCACCGGATCGCCCGCCCCGCCGAGGAGATGCTCTACCTGGCGATGGAGGACTACCGGGTCGACATCGTCGTGGGCAAGGGGCCGGGCGCCACCAGCATCCCGCTGGAGCTGGCGCCGTTCACGCTGGTCGGGGCCACCACCCGGTCCGGTGCGCTGACCGGGCCGCTGCGCGACCGCTTCGGCTTCACCGCGCACATGGAGTTCTACACGCCGGAGGAGCTGGAGCTGGTGCTGCGCCGCTCGGCCGGGATCCTCGGCGTGGACCTGCGCGACGACGGCGCCGTCGAGATCGCCCGCCGGTCGCGCGGCACACCCCGCATCGCCAACCGGCTGCTGCGCCGGGTCCGCGACTTCGCCGAGGTGCGCGCCGACGGCGCGGTGACCCGGGAGGTCGCGCGGTCCGCGCTGGAGGTCTACGACGTCGACGAGCTCGGCCTGGACCGGCTGGACCGGGCCGTCCTGGGCGCGCTCATCGGCTCCTTCCACGGCGGTCCGGTGGGCATCTCCACGCTGGCCGTGGCGGTCGGCGAGGAGCCGACCACGGTCGAGGAGGTGTGCGAGCCCTACCTGGTGCGCGCCGGGCTGCTGGCCCGCACGCCGCGCGGCCGGGTCGCGACCGCGGCGGCCTGGGAGCACCTCGGGCTGACCCCGCCGCAGCACGCGCCGGGCAGTCCGCAACCAGGTTTGTTCGACGAGTGACCCAACGGTGACCCGGCGCCGCTAGCGTGGTCCGGACCCGTCGCCGGGCACCCGGTGGCGGCCACCCGGCACGGCGCGGGCTCGCAGCCGCGTCCGCGCTGGGGTCGACAACACCAGAACCGCCGAGCTCCGGTGCCGGCGCCGGGGTGCTGCTTGGCCTCTGCCGCGCGGCGTTATCCTCATCACGTCTCGTTCGGTGCCGATCGGATGGGTCGTGCGCGGTGCGGCAGGCGCGGACCCCCGGCGGGCCGTGGCGTCCCTCCCACCCGGTGGGACCCGTCGGCCCGAGTCGACCTGGCACACTGGGGCTTGCACATCCGAACAATTCGGGCGCAGTACTGCGAGGGCTGGGCCCCGAAGCGTCCGCTGAACGGAGCACGATGGACCTCAACTCCCTGATTCTCCCGCTGCTGATCGTCTTGCTGGCGGTGCCGCTGTTCCTGCAGGCGCGCAAGCAGAAGCGCGCGATGGCGGAGCAGCAGAAGCTGCAGAACTCGATCACCCCCGGTGACCGGGTGATGACCACCTCCGGTGTGTTCGGCACCGTCGTGGGCACCAGCGACGACACCGTCGACCTCGAGCTCGCCCCCGGCGTGACCACCACCTGGGTGCGGCTGGCGATCCGCGAGAAGGTCACCACCTCGAGCGAGTCGGCGGCCGACGAGGTCAAGGAGACCCCGGCCAAGGACGACACCCCGGTCGAGACCGAGTCGAAGGCCGAGGTCGCGGAGCCGATCGAGCAGCAGAAGACCAACTGAGGGCAGAGGGGGAGCGCCCGCGCCGGGGTCGGTTCCGGACCCCGTGCGGCGGGCCGTCGCCCACCCGGCAGCGACGCGGGCACCGGACGGCGGTTCCGGGCCCGCGTCCGTGCGTAGTCGCTGATCCACGCACCGTGGCCACCCAGGGCGGGGTCACCCCAGTCGGGCCTGTCAAACTGAACCGTGGTGTTCCGCCGGCTGCGGTGGGCACCTGAACCGCCCGCGGGTTCTCAGACGTTCTCTCGGAGGACGACCGCGTCCCGCCGCGAGAGAGCGGCTGAGGGTCCGTGGGTGCGTGACTGCGCAACACGACCAGTGCACCGCTTCGACACCGGACAGGAGAACGAACGCCGTGGCACCTCCGGCCGGGCAGATCCGCCCAGGGCGT
This region of Saccharopolyspora hordei genomic DNA includes:
- a CDS encoding AzlD domain-containing protein — its product is MTLGVVLALAAGTYAMRLAGPLLRGRLRISPRWEQMMSIAAVVLLGAFVATSAVFESGGFAGWARFAGVAVGGVLAWRRAPFVVVVVVAAATTALLRLVEPAT
- a CDS encoding amino acid permease is translated as MVTTPGTLDRGVEEGEGYAKGLRNRHVQMIAMGGAIGVGLFLGAGGRMQQAGPALVLSYLLCGIAAFFVMRALGELVLHRPVAGSFVEYAREFIGPWAGFAAGWLYFLNWAGSGIAEITAAGIYIGKWFPDFPQWVTALICLAVLLVVNLLSVKLFGELEFWFAVIKVLAIVTFLFVGLGLVVTGAEVGGSTAGPHHLVDHGGFTPHGLPVVLMSMQGVMFAYASMEMAGIAAGETRDPAKVMPRAINGVVWRIAVFYVGSVLLLAMVLPWTSYSGEQSPFVTVFSSIGIPWAGDVMNFVVLTAALSSCNSGLYATGRILRSLGRRGEAPSFTERMNARHAPYGAVLFTGAVFLVGVLLNYVVPKDAFDIATSIASLGVIATWAALLVAQARLRERAQRGELTRPSYRMPGSPWTNWVVLAFLLLIVLLAAFSDELAVRASFYAVPVVVVALFVGWRLVGRSRSSTARRRAGQSET
- the pdxT gene encoding pyridoxal 5'-phosphate synthase glutaminase subunit PdxT; translated protein: MGDVTTPVIGVLALQGGVAEHLAALERCGADARPVRRAEELDAVHGIVLPGGESTTMTRLLDTFELYEPLRERLAAGLPAYGSCAGMIMLAREVVDPGSSAVRPLGALDVAVRRNAFGRQVDSFETDLDFAGVTDGPVRAVFIRAPWVESVGPDVQVLAAVPEVPDSAGHEADAGRIVAVQQGPVLATAFHPELVGGDDRVHRYFVQIVRAQQMDAAQAQ
- a CDS encoding YebC/PmpR family DNA-binding transcriptional regulator: MSGHSKWATTKHKKAALDAKRGKLFAKLIKNVEVAARTGGGDPDGNPTLYDAIQKARKNSVPLDNIERARKRGAGEEAGGADWQTIMYEGYGPNGVAVLVECLTDNRNRAAGEVRTAMTRNGGSMADAGSVSYLFNRKGVVLLPKNGLSEDDVLSAVLEAGAEEINDLGENYEILTDPADLVEVRKALQSAGIEYDSAETNFLASVNVQLDAEAARKIFKLIDALEDCDDVQNVYANFDVSDEVMAEVG
- a CDS encoding DUF4262 domain-containing protein encodes the protein MATVVDTDEQLRRWLVNTAEKHGAAVMHVPADEHGAQYAFSVGAWRRFGKPEVVVVGLPEDVANAVVNTYVQRVGQGERFVPGRLYDGFLKGCPVTFEKVALRHYPEYLGSAFLVYNGPDFPAVQLIASSPEDAKFPWQPDAPGGFREHQPVLTDSGLPESWTPGTDGP
- the ruvC gene encoding crossover junction endodeoxyribonuclease RuvC, producing the protein MRVLGVDPGLTRCGLGVVDGGRGRSVTAVAVGVARTPPADELPSRLSAVADEVERWMDLHRPEVVAIERVFSQHNVRTVMGTAQVSGVVALLAARRGLPVAFHTPSEVKAAISGSGRADKKQVTTMVTKILGLAAAPKPADAADALALAVCHLWRAPMANRLAQAEARAAELARTHRARLEAAAKTIRRGDARR
- the ruvA gene encoding Holliday junction branch migration protein RuvA; amino-acid sequence: MISTVRGPVLSIGLDHAVIEVGGVGMAVHATPATLAGLRRGEEARLWTSLVVREDSLTLYGFADPEARDLFVLLQTASGVGPRLALAALAVLSPDQLCHALADGNLTVLTQVPGIGKKSAERLILELRDKVGAVTASAEPAAAVDRSRVRSEVSEALVSLGFSAKQAEQSVEAVLADGGADLDTSAVLRKALATLGPK
- the ruvB gene encoding Holliday junction branch migration DNA helicase RuvB, which produces MYQDEADWSGEGVSLTAHQDPADRDVEVSLRPRKLSEFVGQSRVREQLELVLHGALKRGDQPDHVLFSGPPGLGKTSLSMIIATELGSSIRVTSGPALERPGDLAAMLSNLNEGDVLFIDEIHRIARPAEEMLYLAMEDYRVDIVVGKGPGATSIPLELAPFTLVGATTRSGALTGPLRDRFGFTAHMEFYTPEELELVLRRSAGILGVDLRDDGAVEIARRSRGTPRIANRLLRRVRDFAEVRADGAVTREVARSALEVYDVDELGLDRLDRAVLGALIGSFHGGPVGISTLAVAVGEEPTTVEEVCEPYLVRAGLLARTPRGRVATAAAWEHLGLTPPQHAPGSPQPGLFDE
- the yajC gene encoding preprotein translocase subunit YajC; translated protein: MDLNSLILPLLIVLLAVPLFLQARKQKRAMAEQQKLQNSITPGDRVMTTSGVFGTVVGTSDDTVDLELAPGVTTTWVRLAIREKVTTSSESAADEVKETPAKDDTPVETESKAEVAEPIEQQKTN